From a single Pseudomonas triticicola genomic region:
- the lapG gene encoding cysteine protease LapG, with the protein MAVRFAIPRTLRWLGCALLLAGVMLGGLHADWDFSAISRKATALYGPLGAGQQRIDAWQNLLATQKQASEMDKLKVVNLFFNKQVRYVEDIDLWREVDYWETPIEALWKGAGDCEDYAIAKYFSLRHLGVSSDKLRITYVKALRQNRAHMVLTYYATPDAMPLVLDSLIDPIQPASQRTDLLPVYSFNAEGLYLPGAKGNKKVGDTKRLSRWQDVLKKMQAEGFPVETTN; encoded by the coding sequence GTGGCGGTACGTTTCGCGATCCCTCGGACCTTGCGCTGGCTTGGCTGCGCATTGCTGCTGGCCGGCGTCATGCTGGGCGGTCTGCACGCCGATTGGGATTTTTCCGCGATCAGCCGCAAGGCCACGGCTCTCTATGGGCCACTGGGCGCGGGGCAGCAGCGCATCGACGCCTGGCAGAATCTGCTGGCGACGCAGAAGCAGGCCAGTGAGATGGACAAGCTCAAAGTGGTGAACCTGTTTTTCAACAAGCAGGTGCGTTACGTCGAAGACATCGATCTGTGGCGCGAAGTGGATTATTGGGAAACCCCTATCGAAGCGCTGTGGAAGGGCGCCGGCGACTGCGAAGACTACGCCATTGCCAAGTACTTCAGCCTGCGCCATCTCGGCGTTTCCAGTGACAAGCTGCGCATCACCTACGTCAAGGCGCTGCGCCAGAACCGCGCGCACATGGTGTTGACGTACTATGCGACCCCCGATGCCATGCCGCTGGTGCTTGACAGCCTGATCGATCCGATCCAGCCGGCGTCGCAGCGGACCGATTTGCTGCCGGTCTACTCTTTCAATGCCGAAGGTCTGTATCTGCCCGGCGCCAAGGGCAATAAAAAGGTCGGCGACACCAAACGCCTGTCGCGCTGGCAGGATGTGCTGAAAAAAATGCAGGCCGAAGGTTTTCCGGTCGAGACGACTAACTAG